A region from the Aegilops tauschii subsp. strangulata cultivar AL8/78 chromosome 5, Aet v6.0, whole genome shotgun sequence genome encodes:
- the LOC109781298 gene encoding probable myosin-binding protein 6: MATTSSTAWGSHRQFSALLSSAVLEWVLILLMLLEGLLSRLATAFARLCNLPPPCPACARLDAVLGGARPGSSYRDLLCSSHRAEASSSRAFCHDGGMGIGDVLRDRLAVDDEIDRAGYSELRASDSESELRRRSPEDAAAIDRLKKQLTLTQVQSGVPDRTHAAEDSREPGSIEADIQSTDLPTKDEEPHTKVANGVLQSELMQVQSGKLHSEDPDNIQTSDVSTKDEEPHTDTGDHNPEEDVWHDADDGEPSETEAAADEPDPEFSDRATTRQDSLRVHQHLKLLLSQLSTSSSFRAPDSPSVQEQQHEQAVLRNITRALSLQRNYSGVSDGSVAGAEGEAEECGTVDELKRRVELDRRSMALLWKELEEERSASAVATSQAMAMITRLQEEKAAMRTEAAQYRRVMEEQSAYDRDDAERLAGVVRELEAEVEGYKARLRDHEIVGEIRDHMRLLPCQREGETGGVPGAAGEEFSGGGSEDDENARAWKQLRGLTDRLHRLSNNSSGSVQEPEPTDVEQEEEGGGGKEEDTTEASVVGKRVRNGDNFTKWQHLQSIETTSKGSTHGHGHRGDDGGGEGDDTAALEEEIGELSRRLQALEADRSFLEHSVNSLRNGRDGEAVIHDIARSLRELRKTLGEDTMAS; the protein is encoded by the exons ATGGCTACTACTAGTAGTACGGCCTGGGGATCTCACCGGCAGTTCTCGGCCCTGCTATCCTCGGCGGTCCTGGAATGGGTGCTGATCCTGCTGATGCTGCTGGAGGGCCTGCTGTCCCGCCTGGCCACGGCGTTCGCGCGCCTCTGCAACCTCCCGCCGCCCTGCCCGGCGTGCGCGCGGCTCGACGCCGTCCTCGGCGGGGCGCGCCCGGGATCCTCCTACCGCGACCTCCTCTGCAGCTCCCACAGGGCCGAAGCGTCGTCTTCCCGGGCGTTCTGCCATGACGGTGGCATGGGCATTGGGGACGTTTTGCGAGATCGGCTTGCCGTCGACGACGAGATCGATCGCGCCGGGTACAGTGAGCTGAGGGCCTCCGACTCCGAGTCCGAGCTGAGAAGAAGATCGCCGGAGGACGCCGCCGCCATCGATCGGTTAAAGAAGCAGCTTACTTTGACGCAAGTTCAGAGTGGCGTCCCGGACAGAACACACGCTGCTGAAGATTCAAGGGAGCCGGGCAGCATCGAGGCCGACATTCAGTCAACTGATCTTCCCACAAAAGATGAAGAACCTCATACGAAGGTTGCAAATGGCGTTCTTCAATCCGAGCTGATGCAAGTTCAGAGTGGCAAATTACACTCTGAAGATCCAGACAACATTCAGACAAGTGATGTTTCAACAAAAGATGAAGAACCCCATACAGATACAGGAG ATCATAACCCAGAAGAAGATGTGTGGCACGACGCTGATGATGGCGAACCATCTGAAACCGAAGCTGCAGCGGATGAGCCGGACCCTGAATTTTCCGACAGAGCCACCACACGGCAGGATTCCTTGAGAGTCCACCAGCACCTGAAGCTGCTGCTCTCGCAGCTCTCCACTTCGTCTTCTTTCCGGGCGCCCGACAGCCCGAGCGTGCaggagcagcagcacgagcaggCCGTGCTGCGCAACATCACCAGGGCGCTCTCCCTGCAGCGGAACTACTCGGGCGTCTCCGACGGCAGCGTGGCCGGCGCTGAAGGTGAGGCTGAAGAGTGCGGCACGGTTGATGAGCTGAAGCGGCGGGTGGAGCTGGACCGCAGGTCCATGGCGCTCCTCTGGAAGGAGCTGGAGGAGGAGCGGAGCGCGTCGGCGGTGGCGACCAGCCAGGCCATGGCCATGATCACCAGGCTGCAGGAGGAGAAGGCGGCCATGCGGACGGAGGCCGCGCAGTACCGCAGGGTCATGGAGGAGCAGAGCGCGTACGACCGGGATGACGCCGAGCGGCTGGCCGGCGTCGTGCGGGAGCTCGAGGCCGAGGTCGAGGGATACAAGGCCAGGCTCAGGGACCACGAGATCGTCGGCGAGATCCGCGACCATATGCGGCTCCTTCCGTGCCAGAGAGAAGGCGAAACCGGCGGCGTGCCCGGAGCGGCCGGAGAGGAATTCTCCGGCGGCGGCTCCGAGGACGACGAGAACGCGCGCGCCTGGAAGCAGCTGAGGGGGCTGACGGACAGGCTCCACCGGCTCTCGAACAACAGCAGCGGGAGCGTCCAAGAACCGGAGCCCACCGACGTCGAacaagaagaagagggcggcggcggcaaggaggAGGACACGACGGAAGCTTCGGTGGTCGGCAAGCGCGTGAGGAACGGCGACAACTTCACGAAATGGCAGCATCTTCAGTCCATCGAGACGACGAGCAAGGGCTCCACTCACGGCCACGGCCACCgaggagacgacggcggcggcgagggcgacgACACGGCCGCGTTGGAGGAGGAGATCGGTGAGCTCAGCCGGCGGCTGCAGGCGCTGGAAGCGGACCGGAGCTTCCTGGAGCACAGCGTGAACTCGCTGAGGAACGGGAGGGACGGCGAGGCGGTGATCCACGACATCGCTCGCAGCCTCAGAGAGCTCCGGAAGACGCTTGGAGAAGATACCATGGCTAGCTGA
- the LOC109781296 gene encoding protein WVD2-like 3, translating to MAASGEGGGDASAAARRRWDLSTKGAENIPMVKEAAEISTDEESDGVVICPPDGNTRDCEEVVSGSDHDSSPEGQVTSVEPAIDGETGEDKLINQDSLKLIDQEMSALPKSPTKASMSGSEKSKRTVPQPFALSTQRRASGGGNGAVAHPSSNGEKSGQGSSASPASMIKKSTLVTPKKMSQSGLTFQPQDDDSCSVTSSTTASARAGRTKTTVAFAPTFVCDDRADKRKEFYTKLEEKHKALEAEKNEAETRKKDEQEAALKQLRKSLVIRAKPMPNFYQEGPPPKVELKKVPPTRAKSPKFTRRKSTGDGSPATPEAANTSAASHRAHRHSMGNPKDAKKAQCSPKSGVGAKARAVKPVS from the exons ATGGCGGCGAGCGGCGAGGGGGGCGGCGACGCGTCCGCGGCGGCCCGGCGCCGGTGGGATCTCAGCACCAAAGGGGCGGAGAACAT TCCAATGGTGAAAGAGGCTGCGGAAATCTCTACAGATGAAGAATCAGATGGTGTTGTTATATGCCCACCAGATGGCAATACTCGTGATTGCGAGGAAGTTGTTAGCGGTAGTGATCATGATAGTTCTCCAGAGGGCCAAGTAACTTCTGTAGAACCGGCCATAGACGGAGAAACAGGGGAAGACAAGCTCATAAACCAAGATTCACTGAAGTTGATCGATCAAGAAATGTCTGCTCTGCCTAAGTCACCAACAAAGGCTAGTATGTCTGGATCAGAGAAGTCCAAGCGTACTGTTCCTCAACCATTCGCACTTTCAACTCAAAGAAGGGCTTCTGGTGGAGGAAATGGTGCTGTGGCTCATCCATCCAGTAAtggagaaaaatctgggcaaGGAAGCAGTGCCTCTCCAGCAAGCATGATAAAGAAG AGTACTCTGGTGACACCGAAGAAGATGTCGCAATCTGGCCTTACATTTCAACCTCAAGATGACGACTCCTGTTCAGTGACTTCTTC AACCACAGCTTCAGCACGAGCTGGCAGAACTAAGACAACCGTTGCCTTTGCTCCTACATTTGTATGTGACGACCGTGCTGACAAGAGGAAAGAG ttctacaCGAAATTAGAAGAGAAGCACAAAGCTTTGGAAGCTGAGAAGAATGAGGCTGAAACAAGGAAAAAG GATGAGCAAGAAGCGGCTTTAAAACAACTAAGGAAGTCCTTGGTCATCAGAGCAAAACCCATGCCAAACTTCTACCAAGAAGGGCCCCCTCCAAAGGTTGAGCTTAAGAAG GTGCCTCCAACCCGTGCCAAGTCACCAAAGTTTACAAGGAGAAAGAGCACCGGCGACGGCTCACCGGCGACCCCGGAGGCGGCAAACACCAGCGCTGCATCTCACAGGGCGCATCGTCACAGCATGGGGAACCCTAAAGACGCCAAGAAAGCGCAGTGCTCGCCGAAGAGCGGCGTAGGCGCCAAAGCCAGAGCTGTGAAACCCGTGAGCTGA